From Mastacembelus armatus chromosome 13, fMasArm1.2, whole genome shotgun sequence, one genomic window encodes:
- the slc46a1 gene encoding proton-coupled folate transporter produces the protein MDESDTAAIIPRDVLNAASADDLLPEDSVHKDQADERSSRPPRPPFTCPLPVSVQPVLFLSMFSLTLQAPLSTQYLWDRISEDLGYNGSKRSECSNGSAPLDPLQKEVETLTAHWNLYISLGGFSVGLLVVPLMGSWSDLAGRRPILILANLGLTLQAVVYLVVMYLKLPVVWFLVGRLLSGLSGDFNSVLAGCFAYVADTSDRRSRTFRVAVLEACLGLSGMLASIIGGQWRQAQGYINPFWLVLATSLASALYTYLFVRESVLPDPSAVLFTTRHYKSVWHLYSAGGCSSESSESLHRSKLWLYTLCFFLVVTVHCGSRELYVLYELSSPLCWGPALIGYGSAAQHLAYLSSLLGLKIMQYCLEDSWVAVIGLISNITGLVVFSVANTTALMFTGYGLCFLLMTATPVLRSKLSKLVDPSEQGALFASVACVESLCFLVGSSVFNSLYPATLHFMKGFPFLFASIILLIPCGIIGTLQCVHQRRGHIESTPS, from the exons ATGGACGAGTCGGACACCGCAGCAATCATCCCCAGAGACGTCCTCAACGCTGCCTCAGCGGATGACCTGCTGCCGGAGGACTCGGTCCATAAAGACCAGGCTGATGAACGGAGCAGCCGTCCACCACGGCCGCCGTTTACATGCCCTCTGCCGGTGTCAGTGCAGCCAGTGTTGTTCCTCTCCATGTTTTCTCTGACCCTGCAGGCGCCACTGTCCACCCAGTATCTGTGGGACCGCATCAGTGAAGACCTGGGCTACAACGGCTCCAAGAGGTCAGAGTGCAGCAACGGGTCAGCGCCCCTCGACCCTCTGCAGAAG gaggTGGAAACCTTAACAGCCCACTGGAACCTTTACATCAGCCTTGGGGGTTTTTCTGTAGGCCTGTTGGTGGTGCCTCTCATGGGCTCATGGAGTGACCTTGCAGGTCGCAGGCCAATCCTCATCCTGGCCAACCTTGGCCTGACCCTGCAGGCAGTGGTTTACCTAGTCGTGATGTATCTGAAGCTGCCTGTGGTCTGGTTTCTAGTGGGGAGGCTGCTCAGTGGCCTTTCAGGTGATTTTAACTCCGTCCTTGCAGGCTGCTTCGCATATGTGGCTGATACCAGTGACAGAAGGTCTCGCACATTCAGGGTGGCAGTGCTGGAGGCCTGTCTGGGTCTTTCAGGGATGCTGGCCAGCATAATCGGAGGACAGTGGCGGCAGGCGCAAGG GTACATCAACCCATTCTGGCTGGTCCTGGCCACCAGCTTGGCTTCGGCTTTGTACACGTACCTGTTTGTCCGTGAGTCTGTCCTGCCAGACCCAAGTGCAGTACTCTTCACCACTCGCCACTATAAGTCCGTCTGGCACCTCTACTCAGCAGGAGGCTGCAGTAGTGAGAGCAGTGAAAGCCTTCACAGAAGCAAGCTGTGGCTGTACACACTGTGCTTCTTTCTTGTGGTGACTGTACATTGTGGCAGCAGGGAACTGTACGTGTTGTACGAGCTAAGCTCACCACTGTGCTGGGGGCCGGCCCTCATTGGTTATGGATCAGCAGCTCAGCACCTGGCCTACCTGAGCAGTCTGTTAGGGCTGAAGATCATGCAGTACTGCCTAGAGGACTCATGGGTGGCTGTCATCGGTCTGATCTCCAATATCACTGGCCTGGTGGTCTTCTCTGTAGCTAACACCACTGCATTAATGTTCACAG GTTATGGTCTGTGTTTCCTCCTAATGACTGCAACACCTGTGCTCAGGTCAAAACTGTCCAAGTTGGTGGACCCATCAGAGCAAG GTGCCCTCTTTGCCTCTGTTGCCTGTGTGGAGAGCTTATGTTTTCTGGTGGGAAGTAGTGTCTTCAACTCCCTGTATCCAGCCACCCTGCATTTCATGAAGGGCTTCCCCTTCCTTTTTGCTTCCATCATCCTATTAATACCCTGTGGAATAATTGG GACCCTGCAATGTGTACACCAGAGGAGAGGCCACATAGAATCCACACCATCGTGA